A genomic segment from Myxococcales bacterium encodes:
- a CDS encoding ferritin-like domain-containing protein, with translation MKSADLEIILRRVLAAAIVAPLAAAACGGATTGESGVGPSDGIDAATGTTGTTGKPEKPGTDASTARPDGGRKDASMVDVDVPEEEEPDASIIPDAADAAVTCVVERPRLPDAGSCIYDVIVNCDQDPSSDFAFCDTVCTSAVAPSFGCGVVAPLNGDRYLVNCYTCGVGRRPEGFAHDGAACGESALGQYFSVIAALEAASVSAFERLERELSVHGAPASLCARARSAANDEVRHARVMGRFAREWGGAVKPPANDVMSVRPLAQVALENAVEGCVRETFGALTATMQAERATDERVRAAMRRIAADETEHAALAWSVARWANAALDAATQARIVAAMEDAIRGLEAELDLDVPHEVRQTAGLPSRGEAQTMLAGMRANLWSQSEVVARGAA, from the coding sequence GTGAAGTCAGCCGACCTCGAGATCATCCTTCGCCGCGTCCTCGCGGCCGCTATCGTTGCGCCGCTTGCCGCCGCTGCATGCGGAGGCGCAACAACCGGCGAGTCGGGCGTCGGCCCCAGCGACGGCATTGACGCTGCGACGGGCACGACCGGCACGACCGGCAAGCCAGAAAAGCCCGGCACCGATGCGTCCACCGCGAGGCCCGACGGCGGTCGGAAGGACGCCTCGATGGTCGACGTCGACGTCCCGGAGGAAGAGGAACCCGACGCAAGCATCATCCCCGACGCGGCCGACGCAGCCGTGACGTGCGTCGTCGAGCGTCCTCGTCTGCCGGACGCGGGTTCGTGCATCTACGACGTCATCGTGAACTGCGATCAAGATCCGAGCAGCGACTTCGCGTTCTGCGACACCGTGTGCACCTCCGCCGTCGCGCCCAGCTTCGGCTGCGGGGTGGTGGCGCCGCTCAACGGCGACAGGTACCTCGTCAATTGCTACACGTGCGGCGTCGGTCGCCGCCCCGAAGGTTTCGCGCACGACGGCGCCGCTTGCGGCGAGTCTGCTCTCGGCCAGTACTTCAGCGTCATTGCGGCCCTGGAAGCCGCGAGCGTGTCGGCCTTCGAGCGACTCGAGCGCGAGCTCTCCGTGCATGGCGCCCCCGCGTCGCTGTGCGCACGCGCACGAAGCGCAGCCAACGACGAGGTCCGCCACGCCCGAGTCATGGGCCGCTTCGCGCGCGAGTGGGGCGGCGCCGTGAAGCCGCCGGCCAACGACGTCATGAGCGTCCGGCCGCTCGCGCAAGTCGCGCTCGAAAACGCGGTCGAGGGGTGCGTGCGCGAGACGTTCGGCGCGCTCACGGCGACGATGCAAGCCGAGCGCGCGACCGACGAGCGCGTTCGCGCGGCGATGCGGAGGATCGCAGCCGACGAGACCGAGCACGCGGCCCTCGCGTGGTCGGTCGCGCGCTGGGCCAACGCCGCGCTCGACGCCGCGACGCAAGCGCGCATCGTCGCGGCGATGGAGGACGCGATCCGCGGGCTCGAAGCCGAGCTCGATCTCGACGTCCCGCACGAGGTCCGCCAGACAGCGGGCCTTCCATCAAGGGGCGAGGCGCAGACGATGCTCGCGGGCATGCGCGCGAACCTCTGGAGCCAGTCCGAGGTCGTCGCCCGAGGCGCTGCGTAG
- a CDS encoding type VI secretion system tube protein Hcp, protein MARLSKIIAAMVGLVVATSASLARADGFFITFTNTDGSSVGARVPGAVFDASATAPVDAMTGLRTGSTVYNPVHVEIDDFGPNLQPLLAAFREDRTIGATVEFTTPNASGVEEVYMVGKYSGVKLASWLAKLDTRATPSLTHVVDFTAPTVSYGPPPVLRRFLRTVTREAPTIRREAARTRPPSRVEDAYVQIPTVPGESADHPGQTRAVSVSFGWASPCDPKTGLSNGKPAAKPVVLVKANGVATPALQSAFSARRVLDPVTFAFNQHRVGAPDTTLFSFVLSKATIIGESVVVGGAASGETVTFVYERATLIDKTTRAEVTAQWDTSR, encoded by the coding sequence ATGGCTAGGCTCTCCAAGATCATCGCTGCGATGGTGGGGCTCGTGGTGGCGACGAGCGCGTCGCTCGCTCGCGCCGATGGCTTCTTCATCACGTTCACCAACACCGACGGCTCCAGCGTGGGCGCGCGTGTGCCCGGTGCGGTCTTCGACGCGTCCGCGACGGCGCCCGTCGACGCCATGACCGGGCTCCGGACCGGCTCGACCGTCTACAATCCCGTCCACGTAGAGATTGACGACTTCGGGCCCAACCTCCAGCCGCTCCTTGCGGCGTTCAGGGAGGATCGGACGATCGGCGCGACCGTCGAGTTTACGACGCCCAACGCATCGGGCGTCGAAGAGGTCTACATGGTCGGGAAGTACAGCGGCGTGAAGCTCGCGTCCTGGCTCGCGAAGCTCGACACGCGCGCCACGCCCTCGCTGACGCACGTCGTCGACTTCACGGCGCCCACCGTGAGCTACGGGCCGCCGCCCGTCCTCCGCCGCTTCCTGCGGACGGTGACGAGGGAAGCGCCGACGATCCGGAGGGAGGCGGCGCGGACTCGTCCCCCGAGCCGCGTCGAGGACGCCTACGTGCAGATTCCAACTGTTCCCGGCGAGAGCGCCGACCACCCTGGCCAGACCCGCGCCGTCAGCGTGTCGTTCGGCTGGGCGAGCCCGTGTGACCCGAAGACCGGCCTCAGCAACGGAAAGCCGGCCGCGAAGCCGGTCGTGCTGGTGAAGGCCAACGGCGTCGCGACGCCCGCGCTGCAGAGCGCCTTCAGCGCGCGCAGGGTGCTCGACCCCGTCACCTTCGCGTTCAACCAGCACCGCGTGGGCGCGCCCGACACGACGCTCTTCAGCTTCGTCCTGAGCAAGGCCACGATCATCGGGGAATCCGTCGTCGTCGGCGGAGCCGCCAGCGGCGAGACCGTGACGTTCGTCTACGAGCGCGCGACGCTCATCGACAAGACGACGCGCGCGGAGGTGACCGCCCAGTGGGACACTTCCCGGTGA
- a CDS encoding leucyl/phenylalanyl-tRNA--protein transferase, whose translation MHDEPGLRASALRIAKKSYARVLDAVDDATPTYRRLMGSAFARVTGGPVGALRAVAVQFPFTPEEILLGYTAGLFPTVQDGRHYWESPDPRSVLMLEKLRIPSRVRTYINKGLFEFAFDRDPAAVVRGCANREHSWLTPTMQSTFLALHELGAMHTVEARKGGHLVGGAFGLAIGSVFTLESMFSAEDHASKLAFAFLGKHLATRKFSLIDCQFHKATFAQFGAEPISRLDYRSRLARGLVKPPSFLVEGAP comes from the coding sequence GTGCACGATGAGCCTGGCCTGCGCGCTTCGGCGCTACGTATCGCCAAGAAGAGCTACGCGCGGGTGCTCGATGCCGTCGACGACGCCACGCCGACGTATCGCCGCCTCATGGGAAGCGCCTTCGCCCGGGTCACGGGTGGACCGGTGGGCGCCCTTCGCGCCGTAGCCGTCCAGTTCCCGTTCACCCCTGAGGAAATCCTCCTGGGGTACACCGCCGGCCTGTTCCCCACGGTCCAGGACGGGCGCCACTACTGGGAGAGTCCCGATCCGCGGTCCGTGCTCATGCTCGAGAAGCTCCGCATTCCGTCGCGCGTCCGCACCTACATCAACAAGGGCCTCTTCGAATTCGCCTTCGATCGTGATCCGGCCGCGGTCGTTCGCGGGTGCGCCAACCGCGAGCACTCGTGGCTCACTCCGACCATGCAGTCGACCTTTCTCGCGCTCCACGAGCTCGGCGCTATGCACACGGTCGAGGCACGCAAGGGTGGGCACCTTGTCGGCGGCGCCTTCGGGCTCGCCATCGGCAGCGTGTTCACGCTGGAGAGCATGTTCAGCGCAGAGGATCATGCGAGCAAATTGGCCTTCGCGTTCCTCGGTAAACATCTCGCGACGCGCAAGTTCTCCCTCATCGATTGCCAGTTTCACAAGGCAACGTTCGCGCAATTCGGGGCCGAACCGATAAGCCGCCTCGACTATCGCTCGCGACTCGCGCGTGGCTTGGTGAAGCCACCGTCCTTCTTGGTAGAAGGCGCTCCTTAG
- a CDS encoding alpha/beta fold hydrolase, whose translation MFFDVMGLFRARQRAFPARSALALTLLVACGATEQEPASTRPAPSTEPPLRTDAPPGSTTPPATSSDAGASDAGLGGPARCGAKPYAWLASPTLGQVLEKEDKAPHTQLDLLYAFVEIRNKKAFKTERLPKYSTVSSIVRYQTQDRGQLVDATALVTSPDSSKSFPILLFLHGTTGFTDQCAPSRNVADDDLGGFTSEVGILAAIYASLGYVVVMPDYIGMKSMGAPSPSVHPYLIGEPTAVASLDAVRAAKALLPKAGASDVVLIGGSQGGHGAAFVGRYAPHYAPELSIKGAVWDVPPTDLAGQAQLALAPSWIKASGNMVAFLVAAEAWYGASPNGLADALLPPFLSAIPTAMMTTCSGLKGLPTPTLDTVFSTTVRSLVGPTGFGGPEPWTCYARENSLPTTSVPRLDDIPAMMLMGENDNLVNTAVERGTFQTLCAQGMRLQYRECAGAGHTEPLVYAFDETLDFLNDRLDGKPMPATTCQLSAPIKCSSTP comes from the coding sequence ATGTTTTTCGACGTTATGGGTCTATTCCGGGCGCGCCAACGGGCCTTTCCTGCTCGCAGCGCCCTCGCGCTCACGCTCCTCGTAGCCTGCGGTGCCACGGAGCAAGAGCCGGCGTCGACGCGCCCCGCACCCTCCACGGAGCCGCCTCTGCGAACCGACGCGCCACCGGGTTCGACGACACCTCCAGCAACTTCGTCTGACGCGGGAGCCTCCGACGCAGGCCTCGGTGGCCCGGCGCGCTGCGGTGCCAAGCCGTACGCGTGGCTCGCCTCGCCGACCCTCGGCCAGGTGCTCGAGAAGGAGGACAAGGCGCCTCACACTCAGCTCGATCTCCTCTACGCCTTCGTCGAGATTCGGAACAAGAAGGCGTTCAAGACGGAGCGGCTCCCAAAGTACAGCACCGTCTCGAGCATCGTCCGCTATCAGACGCAGGACCGCGGCCAACTCGTCGACGCCACAGCGCTCGTCACGTCGCCGGACTCGAGCAAGTCGTTCCCGATCCTCCTCTTCTTGCACGGCACGACGGGCTTCACCGATCAATGCGCGCCGTCGCGCAACGTCGCCGACGACGATCTCGGGGGCTTCACCTCGGAGGTGGGCATCCTGGCTGCCATCTACGCATCGCTAGGTTACGTCGTCGTCATGCCGGACTACATCGGCATGAAGAGCATGGGCGCACCGTCACCCTCGGTGCATCCGTACCTCATCGGTGAGCCGACGGCCGTGGCGTCGCTCGACGCCGTGAGGGCCGCGAAGGCGCTGCTCCCGAAGGCGGGTGCCAGCGACGTCGTGCTCATCGGCGGCTCGCAAGGCGGACACGGCGCGGCCTTCGTCGGCCGCTACGCGCCGCACTACGCCCCCGAGCTCTCGATCAAGGGCGCCGTATGGGACGTCCCGCCGACCGATCTCGCAGGGCAGGCGCAGCTCGCCCTCGCGCCTTCGTGGATCAAGGCGAGCGGCAACATGGTGGCGTTCCTTGTCGCCGCCGAGGCGTGGTACGGCGCATCGCCCAACGGCCTCGCCGACGCGCTCTTGCCGCCGTTCTTGTCGGCCATTCCGACGGCGATGATGACCACGTGCTCGGGCCTGAAGGGGCTCCCGACGCCGACGCTCGACACGGTGTTTTCAACCACGGTGCGTTCGCTCGTGGGGCCAACGGGGTTTGGCGGCCCGGAGCCGTGGACCTGTTACGCGCGCGAGAACAGTCTCCCGACGACCTCGGTCCCGCGGCTCGATGACATCCCCGCGATGATGCTCATGGGCGAGAACGACAACCTCGTGAACACCGCCGTCGAGCGCGGCACGTTTCAGACGTTGTGCGCGCAAGGCATGCGGCTCCAATACCGCGAGTGCGCGGGCGCAGGCCACACCGAGCCCCTCGTCTACGCCTTCGACGAGACGCTCGACTTCTTGAACGACCGACTCGACGGCAAGCCCATGCCGGCCACGACGTGTCAGCTCTCAGCGCCGATCAAGTGCTCGAGCACGCCTTGA
- the grrM gene encoding GRRM system radical SAM/SPASM domain protein produces the protein MHAPADIPSEPEATDWRARLELLVLQPTPFCNLDCAYCYLPNRKDTSRMSMATLDSVISTVATEGWASAQLSVIWHAGEPLVVGPAWYEEAFEIVAKRIPQSVAVRHHFQTNAVLLNASWCEFIKRHNVRVGVSVDGPAFLHDARRRTRDGKGTHAKVMRGVERLREASVDFNVICVLTRQSLAHPDDIFDFFSGLGAREIGFNVEEVEADNAASSLMDAGVEGEFRAFFRRIVERQQAATQPLRIREFEKVFAALRSPRFGHLRANMQNRAGHVLTVGWDGSFSTWSPELLGGVHPDLGSLALGTSLEGGLDARARARLAVFQDEIGRGIAKCERTCEYFSFCLGGVPANKLGEHGRFDGTETMFCRLTEKVMTDVLLDALDASLPKAG, from the coding sequence ATGCACGCGCCGGCCGACATTCCCAGCGAACCAGAGGCAACGGATTGGCGCGCTCGTCTCGAGCTTCTGGTGCTCCAGCCGACGCCCTTCTGCAACCTCGACTGCGCGTATTGCTACTTGCCCAATCGCAAGGACACGAGCCGCATGTCGATGGCCACCCTCGACTCCGTCATCTCGACGGTGGCGACCGAGGGCTGGGCAAGCGCGCAACTCTCGGTGATCTGGCATGCGGGCGAACCGCTGGTGGTCGGCCCCGCCTGGTACGAGGAGGCGTTCGAGATCGTCGCAAAACGCATACCGCAATCGGTCGCGGTACGTCACCACTTCCAAACGAACGCCGTGCTGCTGAACGCGAGCTGGTGTGAGTTCATCAAGCGCCACAACGTCCGCGTGGGTGTCAGCGTCGACGGCCCGGCCTTCCTTCACGACGCGCGCCGCCGCACGCGCGACGGGAAGGGAACGCACGCCAAGGTGATGCGCGGGGTCGAGCGCCTCCGCGAAGCCAGCGTCGACTTCAACGTCATCTGCGTTCTGACGCGCCAGTCGCTGGCGCACCCCGACGACATCTTCGACTTCTTCAGCGGGCTCGGGGCGAGAGAGATCGGCTTCAACGTGGAGGAGGTGGAGGCCGACAACGCGGCCTCGTCGCTGATGGACGCTGGTGTCGAGGGAGAATTTAGGGCCTTCTTTAGGCGCATCGTCGAGCGGCAGCAGGCCGCGACCCAGCCTTTGCGTATCCGAGAGTTCGAGAAGGTCTTTGCGGCGCTTCGCAGCCCGCGGTTCGGGCATCTCCGCGCCAACATGCAAAACCGGGCCGGGCACGTCTTGACGGTCGGCTGGGATGGATCGTTCAGCACATGGTCACCGGAGTTGCTCGGAGGGGTCCATCCGGACCTCGGAAGCCTGGCGCTTGGAACCTCGCTTGAAGGCGGGCTGGATGCGCGGGCGCGGGCACGGCTCGCCGTGTTCCAGGACGAGATCGGGCGCGGCATCGCCAAGTGCGAACGCACGTGCGAGTACTTCTCCTTCTGCTTAGGCGGCGTGCCGGCCAACAAGCTCGGAGAGCACGGCCGTTTCGACGGCACCGAGACGATGTTCTGTCGTCTGACCGAGAAGGTCATGACGGATGTCTTGCTCGACGCACTCGACGCGAGTCTCCCGAAGGCCGGATGA
- a CDS encoding carboxypeptidase regulatory-like domain-containing protein produces MKGRRGVALVLLALVVAAVVALWLRSPTRTTAKHALDAGRATSASAAPENAPAAQREAALARALWLLPGESTASRDEDTATFQGQVISRADGSPVAGAELVFEGAGGATTVRSRDDGAFQLSIDRDGTLTLAMAQADGFFPAYAGLTLSARRGKSVRGLILELVPDPKREWDAAAPPPAERAALAGSASLEGKVTRTGTSDPVPTFSIVLFRRTAAMSAEHLSTGTFADATGAFAIRNIAAGDYEVRVAASGYLVSPPRSVSLRDGAITRADFTLGASCQVSGTLRTESDGRPIAGARVSLESGGDIGVGMHNGTLSDARGRFSVATIEAGPSSVTINAPNHHGRILTRTCGDAGDVMLPRVADGEKPRLELTGIGTVLRAEGDTLVIATLIPGGGAEAAGLAPGDRVLTVDGEPVESLGYRGTIERIRGPEGSTVSLLVSRGKEPARTLEVERKRVRY; encoded by the coding sequence GTGAAGGGTCGCCGAGGCGTCGCGCTTGTTCTGCTCGCGCTCGTCGTTGCCGCGGTCGTCGCCCTATGGCTCCGTTCGCCGACGCGTACGACCGCGAAGCATGCGCTCGACGCGGGACGTGCGACGAGCGCGAGCGCAGCCCCGGAGAACGCGCCGGCCGCCCAGCGCGAGGCCGCGCTCGCGCGCGCTCTCTGGCTCTTGCCGGGAGAGTCGACGGCTTCGCGCGATGAGGACACGGCGACGTTTCAAGGCCAGGTGATTTCACGCGCCGACGGGAGCCCGGTCGCGGGCGCAGAGCTCGTGTTCGAAGGGGCGGGCGGCGCGACCACCGTGCGCAGCCGAGACGACGGCGCGTTCCAGCTCTCCATCGACCGCGACGGGACGCTCACGCTCGCGATGGCGCAGGCCGATGGATTCTTCCCTGCGTACGCGGGGCTGACCTTGTCGGCACGTCGCGGAAAGAGCGTGCGCGGGCTCATTCTCGAGCTCGTGCCCGATCCGAAGCGCGAGTGGGACGCCGCTGCCCCGCCACCCGCGGAGCGCGCCGCGCTCGCCGGCTCGGCCTCGCTCGAAGGCAAAGTCACGCGAACCGGTACGTCCGATCCCGTCCCCACGTTTTCCATCGTGCTCTTTCGCCGCACGGCGGCCATGAGCGCCGAACATCTCTCGACCGGGACGTTCGCCGATGCCACCGGCGCCTTCGCGATTCGCAACATCGCCGCCGGTGACTACGAAGTTCGCGTCGCAGCCTCGGGTTACCTCGTGTCGCCGCCCCGTAGCGTGTCCCTTCGGGACGGCGCGATCACGCGCGCGGACTTCACGCTCGGCGCCAGCTGCCAAGTCTCCGGCACTCTCAGGACCGAGAGCGACGGGCGGCCCATCGCGGGCGCGCGCGTCTCGCTCGAGTCGGGCGGAGACATCGGCGTGGGCATGCACAACGGCACCCTCTCCGACGCGCGCGGTCGCTTCTCCGTCGCGACCATCGAGGCCGGTCCGAGCAGCGTCACCATCAACGCGCCGAACCACCACGGCCGCATCCTCACGCGCACGTGTGGTGATGCCGGCGACGTGATGCTCCCGCGCGTAGCGGATGGCGAGAAACCGCGGCTCGAGCTCACGGGGATCGGCACCGTGCTACGCGCCGAGGGCGACACGCTCGTGATCGCCACGCTCATCCCCGGTGGAGGCGCGGAGGCGGCGGGCCTTGCGCCAGGGGATCGCGTGCTCACGGTCGACGGTGAGCCCGTCGAGTCACTGGGATATCGCGGCACGATCGAGCGCATCCGCGGTCCAGAAGGCTCGACCGTGAGTCTCTTGGTGAGCCGCGGCAAGGAGCCGGCACGCACCCTCGAGGTCGAGCGGAAGCGTGTTCGGTACTGA
- a CDS encoding ribose-phosphate pyrophosphokinase, which yields MVQRLLFATPSYAYLEPSFLAAGEFERGVVERKLFADGERYLRIASDLWGRDVVLLGGTPTDLDWLEVFDLACGIARGGARSLAIVMPYYGYSTMERAVRPGEVVVAKTRARLLSAVPAPEGGTRVFLFDLHTDGIEFYLDDRVLTRHVYGAPLITRKVRERMGDTPFVLGACDAGRAKWVQSLARDLNVEPAFVYKRRDESSGALAVTGINADVRGKEVVVYDDMIRTGGSLMQAATAYLAAGASRVHAVASHIVLPGDAYERIKASGVLASIMGTDSHPGSQKLPREDVVSVAARLVEHLAG from the coding sequence ATGGTCCAACGCCTCCTCTTCGCAACGCCCTCGTACGCCTACTTGGAGCCCTCGTTTCTCGCGGCCGGCGAGTTCGAACGCGGCGTTGTCGAACGCAAGCTCTTCGCCGATGGCGAGCGCTACCTCCGCATCGCTTCGGACCTTTGGGGCCGCGACGTCGTCCTCCTTGGCGGAACCCCCACCGATCTCGATTGGCTCGAGGTCTTCGACCTCGCTTGCGGCATCGCCCGGGGCGGGGCGCGCTCGCTCGCCATCGTGATGCCCTATTACGGCTACTCGACGATGGAGCGGGCCGTGCGCCCTGGTGAAGTCGTCGTGGCCAAGACGCGCGCGCGGCTCTTGTCGGCCGTGCCCGCCCCCGAGGGAGGCACGCGCGTCTTCCTCTTCGATCTGCACACCGACGGCATCGAGTTTTACCTCGACGATCGGGTGCTCACGCGGCACGTCTACGGTGCGCCCCTCATCACGCGCAAGGTGCGGGAGCGCATGGGCGACACGCCGTTCGTGCTCGGCGCATGCGACGCGGGCCGCGCGAAGTGGGTGCAGAGCTTGGCGCGGGATCTGAACGTCGAGCCCGCCTTCGTGTACAAGCGGCGCGACGAGAGCTCAGGAGCCCTCGCCGTCACAGGCATCAACGCCGACGTGCGAGGCAAAGAGGTCGTCGTCTACGACGACATGATCCGCACCGGCGGCTCGCTCATGCAGGCCGCGACCGCGTACCTCGCGGCCGGCGCGAGTCGCGTCCATGCCGTCGCTTCCCACATCGTCTTGCCGGGCGACGCCTACGAGCGCATCAAGGCGTCCGGCGTCCTCGCGTCGATCATGGGAACCGACTCGCACCCTGGGAGCCAAAAGCTACCCCGCGAGGACGTCGTCAGCGTGGCAGCGAGGCTGGTGGAGCACCTCGCCGGCTGA
- a CDS encoding radical SAM protein, whose amino-acid sequence METLPKRSLPVPKEDTLVIHEIYASIQGESTFAGLRCTFVRTTGCNLRCSWCDTPQAFYGGTRLPRAEVLRRALETGTPLVELTGGEPLLQPGTRPLLTELCDAGRTVLIETSGEADVAGVDARVHKIMDLKAPGSGESHRNRWSNLAHITPRDELKFVLRDRTDYEWMRAAIRERALVERTPNLLASTVFGALSPRELVSWVVADALPVRVQLQLHKFIWEPTAQGV is encoded by the coding sequence ATAGAGACCCTCCCCAAGAGGTCGCTGCCGGTGCCTAAGGAAGACACCCTCGTCATCCACGAAATTTACGCGAGCATCCAAGGCGAATCGACGTTCGCGGGCCTGCGCTGCACCTTCGTTCGCACGACAGGATGCAACCTGCGTTGTTCGTGGTGCGACACGCCGCAGGCGTTCTACGGCGGCACGCGATTGCCACGAGCCGAGGTGCTCCGCCGCGCGCTCGAAACGGGAACGCCGCTCGTTGAGCTCACCGGTGGCGAGCCCCTCCTCCAGCCGGGGACGCGTCCTCTCCTCACCGAGCTGTGCGACGCGGGCCGCACCGTCCTCATCGAGACGAGCGGCGAAGCCGACGTCGCCGGCGTCGACGCGCGGGTTCACAAGATCATGGACCTCAAGGCCCCCGGCTCCGGTGAGAGTCACCGCAACCGCTGGTCGAACCTCGCGCACATCACGCCGCGCGACGAGCTCAAGTTCGTCTTGCGCGATCGCACTGACTACGAGTGGATGCGCGCCGCCATTCGCGAGCGCGCGCTCGTAGAGCGAACACCAAACCTCCTCGCGAGCACGGTCTTCGGCGCGCTCTCGCCGCGCGAGCTTGTGAGCTGGGTCGTCGCCGACGCGCTCCCCGTGCGCGTGCAGCTCCAGCTCCACAAGTTCATCTGGGAGCCCACCGCGCAGGGCGTCTAG
- a CDS encoding VWA domain-containing protein: protein MRSASILGAVTTSLAWALACSSPIGKGADDGVGTPGVPSGGVTAGAPSASGGPARCTTAKTRVRPGYLQVVVDGSVSMTNEHKWEASIPALNALVDGVAQRADNAVGLGLMVFADTKDPTAGADFTYGPYPSAADVPVAVVDSAQAAALRGRLQTTPKGITPTLAALKGAYTSLRAFVPAAPLEAGGKKFVLFLTDGYPFASLDGGPPETDVQVAQSLKLAEDQAKHADPILTFVVGVGPFPGNGIDYDATFVGRLASAGGTARVAGCNPVEEDNEANVCHFQVTPGARSAQDIQKDILAAVDAIRVQASVCEFVIEAPPTGYSLDPDAVTVQHRTPTGVAIILPGANGWSFDDPQKPQRVVLKGAACERVRSERGELEVLLGCK from the coding sequence ATGCGCTCGGCTTCGATCCTCGGTGCTGTGACGACGAGCCTCGCTTGGGCTCTGGCCTGTAGCTCACCCATCGGCAAGGGCGCCGACGACGGCGTTGGCACCCCTGGCGTCCCCAGCGGCGGGGTCACCGCGGGAGCGCCGAGCGCAAGCGGCGGCCCGGCACGTTGCACGACGGCGAAGACTCGCGTGCGCCCCGGCTATCTTCAAGTGGTCGTCGACGGATCGGTCAGCATGACCAACGAGCACAAGTGGGAGGCGAGCATCCCGGCGCTCAATGCCCTGGTGGATGGCGTAGCCCAACGCGCCGACAACGCCGTGGGTCTTGGCTTGATGGTGTTCGCCGACACCAAAGATCCGACCGCCGGCGCCGACTTCACCTACGGCCCGTACCCGAGCGCCGCGGACGTTCCCGTCGCTGTCGTCGACAGCGCGCAGGCCGCGGCGCTTCGCGGACGCCTCCAGACGACCCCAAAAGGGATCACTCCGACGCTCGCCGCACTCAAGGGCGCTTACACGAGCTTGCGGGCCTTCGTGCCGGCAGCGCCGCTCGAGGCGGGTGGCAAGAAGTTCGTGCTCTTCCTAACTGACGGCTATCCGTTCGCGTCCCTCGACGGCGGACCTCCCGAGACCGACGTGCAGGTGGCGCAGTCGCTGAAGCTCGCCGAGGACCAAGCCAAACACGCCGATCCCATCTTGACGTTCGTCGTGGGCGTGGGCCCTTTCCCTGGCAACGGCATCGACTACGACGCGACCTTCGTCGGCCGCCTGGCGAGCGCCGGCGGGACAGCACGCGTCGCCGGCTGCAACCCCGTCGAGGAAGACAACGAGGCGAACGTCTGTCATTTTCAGGTCACGCCCGGTGCGCGCAGCGCGCAGGACATCCAGAAGGACATCCTCGCCGCCGTCGATGCGATCCGCGTCCAGGCGTCGGTCTGCGAGTTCGTCATCGAGGCGCCCCCCACGGGCTACTCGCTCGATCCCGACGCCGTCACAGTTCAGCACCGCACGCCGACGGGCGTCGCGATCATCCTCCCCGGCGCCAACGGGTGGTCGTTCGACGATCCCCAAAAGCCGCAGCGGGTCGTCCTGAAGGGCGCGGCTTGCGAGCGCGTGCGGAGCGAGCGCGGAGAGCTCGAGGTTCTCCTCGGCTGCAAGTAG
- a CDS encoding cupin domain-containing protein — translation MFVLAGCGASASGSVQPATSSGTRGGEAPRPFQTNVLEEARKNDAYRRVLFTGARSQLVVMTIPVGGDIGLEAHDNVEQLIFIASGRGKAIVNDADKPLAPGDVLVATPGARHNVVNVGAEPLRIYTVYAPANHIDGRVHGKKADAEADQADEAFGAAVR, via the coding sequence ATGTTCGTGCTTGCGGGATGTGGCGCAAGCGCGTCTGGGTCGGTGCAACCGGCGACGTCGAGCGGGACAAGAGGAGGGGAAGCCCCTCGGCCCTTTCAGACAAACGTGCTCGAGGAGGCGCGCAAGAACGACGCCTACCGTCGTGTGCTCTTCACCGGTGCGCGCTCGCAGCTCGTCGTCATGACGATTCCGGTTGGGGGAGACATCGGCCTCGAGGCGCACGACAATGTCGAGCAGCTCATCTTCATCGCGAGCGGTCGAGGCAAAGCCATCGTCAACGACGCCGACAAGCCCCTCGCTCCCGGCGACGTCCTGGTGGCCACCCCCGGCGCTCGGCACAACGTCGTCAACGTCGGCGCTGAACCGCTTCGCATCTACACGGTCTATGCGCCGGCGAATCACATCGACGGTCGCGTGCATGGGAAGAAGGCGGACGCGGAGGCCGATCAGGCCGACGAGGCGTTCGGTGCGGCGGTTCGCTGA